One genomic region from Paramormyrops kingsleyae isolate MSU_618 chromosome 24, PKINGS_0.4, whole genome shotgun sequence encodes:
- the LOC140582321 gene encoding interferon-induced protein 44-like isoform X1: MHMVTVRYIMHSNKIPGNDINNQKKRPFGKGLEVGVWKMGSASSTPVTVEKKPELLDKAWRNVMWDHSTRTDLMQYLHDYKPTIDSVPQARILLIGQIKAGKSSFFNSINSIFHGNITSQAGAGEMKTSLTLKYRTYQVRAGRGGQPLAFLLCDTMGLEATDDGGVKIEDIENILKGYVPDKYQFNPAQPMKADDCQACSTLALKDRIHCVVYVIDVSTIGILDQGMNMKIDEIRKRTNLADVPLVVLLTKVDKACPHVDKDLTKVYHSCYIKDLIYRAGSSLGIPPSNVIPVKNYYDEIELNDTCDILLLMAIKQMLNFADNYFENCEENTE; this comes from the exons ACCGTTTGGAAAAG GTCTGGAAGTTGGCGTTTGGAAAATGGGAAGTGCGAGCAGTACCCCAGTGACAGTGGAGAAAAAACCAGAGCTCCTTGATAAAGCTTGGAGGAATGTTATGTGGGACCATAG CACACGTACGGATCTCATGCAATACCTGCATGACTACAAGCCCACTATTGATTCAGTGCCTCAAGCTCGGATTCTTCTAATTGGTCAGATTAAAGCTGGAAAATCGAGCTTCTTCAACTCCATCAACTCTATCTTCCATGGCAACATTACAAGCCAAGCTGGAGCAGGAGAAATGAAAACCAGTCTGACTTTGAAG TATCGCACTTACCAGGTGAGGGCGGGCCGAGGTGGACAGCCACTGGCATTCTTACTGTGTGACACCATGGGATTGGAGGCAACTGATGATGGAGGTGTGAAAATTGAAGATATTGAGAACATCCTGAAGGGCTACGTACCGGACAAGTACCAG TTCAACCCTGCACAGCCAATGAAAGCTGATGACTGTCAGGCGTGCAGCACATTGGCTCTTAAGGACAGGATCCACTGTGTGGTGTATGTGATAGACGTCTCCACAATTGGAATTCTGGATCAAGGAATGAACATGAAAATTGATGAAATCAGAAAGAGAACTAACTTGGCAG ATGTGCCTCTAGTGGTGCTACTGACCAAAGTGGACAAAGCATGTCCTCATGTGGACAAGGACTTGACGAAGGTCTACCATAGCTGCTACATAAAGGATCTG ATCTACAGAGCTGGCAGTTCTCTGGGCATCCCACCGTCAAATGTGATTCCAGTGAAGAATTACTATGACGAGATTGAGCTGAATGACACCTGTGACATCCTGCTCCTCATGGCTATAAAGCAGATGCTCAACTTTGCTGACAATTACTTTGAAAACTGTGAGGAAAACACAGAGTAG
- the LOC140582321 gene encoding interferon-induced protein 44-like isoform X3, translating into MNIPSSTGLEVGVWKMGSASSTPVTVEKKPELLDKAWRNVMWDHSTRTDLMQYLHDYKPTIDSVPQARILLIGQIKAGKSSFFNSINSIFHGNITSQAGAGEMKTSLTLKYRTYQVRAGRGGQPLAFLLCDTMGLEATDDGGVKIEDIENILKGYVPDKYQFNPAQPMKADDCQACSTLALKDRIHCVVYVIDVSTIGILDQGMNMKIDEIRKRTNLADVPLVVLLTKVDKACPHVDKDLTKVYHSCYIKDLIYRAGSSLGIPPSNVIPVKNYYDEIELNDTCDILLLMAIKQMLNFADNYFENCEENTE; encoded by the exons GTCTGGAAGTTGGCGTTTGGAAAATGGGAAGTGCGAGCAGTACCCCAGTGACAGTGGAGAAAAAACCAGAGCTCCTTGATAAAGCTTGGAGGAATGTTATGTGGGACCATAG CACACGTACGGATCTCATGCAATACCTGCATGACTACAAGCCCACTATTGATTCAGTGCCTCAAGCTCGGATTCTTCTAATTGGTCAGATTAAAGCTGGAAAATCGAGCTTCTTCAACTCCATCAACTCTATCTTCCATGGCAACATTACAAGCCAAGCTGGAGCAGGAGAAATGAAAACCAGTCTGACTTTGAAG TATCGCACTTACCAGGTGAGGGCGGGCCGAGGTGGACAGCCACTGGCATTCTTACTGTGTGACACCATGGGATTGGAGGCAACTGATGATGGAGGTGTGAAAATTGAAGATATTGAGAACATCCTGAAGGGCTACGTACCGGACAAGTACCAG TTCAACCCTGCACAGCCAATGAAAGCTGATGACTGTCAGGCGTGCAGCACATTGGCTCTTAAGGACAGGATCCACTGTGTGGTGTATGTGATAGACGTCTCCACAATTGGAATTCTGGATCAAGGAATGAACATGAAAATTGATGAAATCAGAAAGAGAACTAACTTGGCAG ATGTGCCTCTAGTGGTGCTACTGACCAAAGTGGACAAAGCATGTCCTCATGTGGACAAGGACTTGACGAAGGTCTACCATAGCTGCTACATAAAGGATCTG ATCTACAGAGCTGGCAGTTCTCTGGGCATCCCACCGTCAAATGTGATTCCAGTGAAGAATTACTATGACGAGATTGAGCTGAATGACACCTGTGACATCCTGCTCCTCATGGCTATAAAGCAGATGCTCAACTTTGCTGACAATTACTTTGAAAACTGTGAGGAAAACACAGAGTAG
- the LOC140582321 gene encoding interferon-induced protein 44-like isoform X2 has translation MINEHSILHRPFGKGLEVGVWKMGSASSTPVTVEKKPELLDKAWRNVMWDHSTRTDLMQYLHDYKPTIDSVPQARILLIGQIKAGKSSFFNSINSIFHGNITSQAGAGEMKTSLTLKYRTYQVRAGRGGQPLAFLLCDTMGLEATDDGGVKIEDIENILKGYVPDKYQFNPAQPMKADDCQACSTLALKDRIHCVVYVIDVSTIGILDQGMNMKIDEIRKRTNLADVPLVVLLTKVDKACPHVDKDLTKVYHSCYIKDLIYRAGSSLGIPPSNVIPVKNYYDEIELNDTCDILLLMAIKQMLNFADNYFENCEENTE, from the exons ACCGTTTGGAAAAG GTCTGGAAGTTGGCGTTTGGAAAATGGGAAGTGCGAGCAGTACCCCAGTGACAGTGGAGAAAAAACCAGAGCTCCTTGATAAAGCTTGGAGGAATGTTATGTGGGACCATAG CACACGTACGGATCTCATGCAATACCTGCATGACTACAAGCCCACTATTGATTCAGTGCCTCAAGCTCGGATTCTTCTAATTGGTCAGATTAAAGCTGGAAAATCGAGCTTCTTCAACTCCATCAACTCTATCTTCCATGGCAACATTACAAGCCAAGCTGGAGCAGGAGAAATGAAAACCAGTCTGACTTTGAAG TATCGCACTTACCAGGTGAGGGCGGGCCGAGGTGGACAGCCACTGGCATTCTTACTGTGTGACACCATGGGATTGGAGGCAACTGATGATGGAGGTGTGAAAATTGAAGATATTGAGAACATCCTGAAGGGCTACGTACCGGACAAGTACCAG TTCAACCCTGCACAGCCAATGAAAGCTGATGACTGTCAGGCGTGCAGCACATTGGCTCTTAAGGACAGGATCCACTGTGTGGTGTATGTGATAGACGTCTCCACAATTGGAATTCTGGATCAAGGAATGAACATGAAAATTGATGAAATCAGAAAGAGAACTAACTTGGCAG ATGTGCCTCTAGTGGTGCTACTGACCAAAGTGGACAAAGCATGTCCTCATGTGGACAAGGACTTGACGAAGGTCTACCATAGCTGCTACATAAAGGATCTG ATCTACAGAGCTGGCAGTTCTCTGGGCATCCCACCGTCAAATGTGATTCCAGTGAAGAATTACTATGACGAGATTGAGCTGAATGACACCTGTGACATCCTGCTCCTCATGGCTATAAAGCAGATGCTCAACTTTGCTGACAATTACTTTGAAAACTGTGAGGAAAACACAGAGTAG